One part of the Salinimonas iocasae genome encodes these proteins:
- the thrC gene encoding threonine synthase, whose product MELVNLKDASDTASFSQAIVRGLGKNQGLYFPTAIPKLANMDQLLEKPFVERSIEILHALIGDELGDGVLQEVVEQAFTFPAPVEKVSDDIYTLELFHGPTLAFKDFGGRFMAQCLSRILEGKPVTILTATSGDTGAAVAHAFHGIENINVVILFPDGKISPLQEKLFSTLGDNIHTVAIDGDFDDCQAMVKRAFDDKQARDELHLNSANSINISRLLAQVCYYFEAVSQVPENEREHLVISVPSGNFGNLTAGLIAQAMGMPVKRFIAATNLNDTVPRYLKTGEWDPKKTVATTSNAMDVSQPNNWPRIEGLIERGFVDKDVLKGESIDEQYTQMALRQLAQAGYTSEPHAAIAYRSVSHDLAPGEKGMFLGTAHPAKFRETVENVLGQPISLPKILADVAGEDSLAKKLPADYEALKKHMFDTLKGNA is encoded by the coding sequence GTGGAATTAGTAAATTTAAAAGACGCCAGTGACACCGCGTCATTTTCTCAGGCGATTGTAAGAGGACTGGGTAAGAATCAGGGCCTTTATTTTCCCACCGCTATTCCGAAGCTGGCGAATATGGACCAGTTACTTGAAAAGCCATTTGTCGAACGCAGTATTGAAATACTGCATGCGCTGATTGGCGACGAACTTGGCGATGGCGTTTTGCAGGAAGTGGTGGAGCAGGCCTTCACGTTTCCGGCACCGGTAGAAAAAGTCTCTGATGACATTTATACACTGGAGCTTTTTCACGGTCCGACACTGGCATTTAAAGATTTTGGCGGGCGGTTCATGGCCCAGTGCTTGTCGCGTATTCTGGAGGGCAAACCGGTAACTATCTTGACGGCAACGTCTGGCGATACCGGTGCTGCAGTAGCCCATGCATTTCATGGCATTGAAAATATCAATGTAGTGATCTTGTTTCCAGACGGAAAAATCAGTCCGTTACAGGAAAAGCTGTTCTCTACACTAGGTGACAACATTCATACAGTGGCCATTGATGGTGATTTTGACGACTGTCAGGCGATGGTAAAGCGTGCATTCGATGACAAACAGGCCCGCGATGAGCTTCACCTTAATTCTGCCAATTCTATTAATATCAGCAGGTTGTTAGCACAGGTTTGCTATTACTTTGAGGCGGTCAGTCAGGTCCCTGAGAATGAGAGAGAGCATCTGGTTATCTCAGTCCCCAGCGGTAATTTCGGTAATCTGACCGCGGGGCTTATCGCACAGGCTATGGGTATGCCGGTGAAGCGGTTTATTGCCGCCACAAACCTTAATGATACCGTTCCGCGCTATCTGAAAACCGGAGAATGGGACCCGAAGAAAACGGTGGCCACCACGTCTAATGCCATGGATGTCAGCCAGCCTAATAACTGGCCCCGTATTGAGGGCTTAATAGAGCGCGGCTTTGTTGATAAAGATGTGCTTAAGGGCGAGTCCATTGATGAACAATACACGCAAATGGCTCTTCGTCAGCTGGCGCAGGCTGGTTATACCAGCGAGCCCCACGCAGCAATTGCATACCGCTCTGTTAGTCATGATCTTGCTCCGGGTGAGAAGGGCATGTTCCTGGGTACCGCCCATCCGGCCAAATTCCGCGAAACAGTAGAAAATGTTCTGGGCCAACCTATTAGTTTGCCTAAAATTCTGGCAGACGTAGCGGGTGAAGATAGTCTGGCTAAGAAACTTCCTGCAGATTATGAAGCACTGAAAAAGCACATGTTCGATACACTAAAGGGAAATGCGTGA
- a CDS encoding DUF3833 domain-containing protein, which yields MKRLSFLLLPLVLLTGCIGAPDGKDYEAVSPALNIQTFFVGDVKAWGIAQDRFGEVVQRFIVDIDGRMEGNTLIMDETFEYGVGKGPASRTWRIEPDGEGGFIGRAGDINGVARGENYGNAFNFEYEMDLPVGDSTYTVTFDDWFFAFDENTLMNRSYIKKYGVMVAEVTIFMQRQN from the coding sequence ATGAAACGACTGAGTTTTTTGCTATTACCGTTGGTGCTTTTAACCGGATGCATCGGTGCGCCGGATGGTAAAGACTATGAAGCAGTGTCTCCGGCATTGAACATTCAAACGTTCTTTGTGGGTGATGTAAAAGCGTGGGGCATCGCTCAGGACCGGTTCGGTGAAGTGGTGCAGCGTTTCATTGTAGATATTGATGGTCGTATGGAAGGCAATACGCTGATTATGGACGAAACCTTTGAATACGGTGTCGGCAAAGGGCCCGCTTCTCGCACATGGCGTATTGAGCCAGACGGGGAAGGTGGATTCATCGGAAGAGCGGGTGATATTAATGGGGTTGCCAGGGGCGAAAATTATGGCAACGCATTTAATTTTGAATATGAAATGGATTTACCCGTGGGCGACTCAACCTACACAGTCACATTTGACGACTGGTTTTTTGCGTTTGATGAAAACACATTAATGAATCGCTCTTATATTAAAAAATACGGCGTTATGGTAGCTGAAGTGACTATTTTCATGCAGCGTCAAAATTAA
- a CDS encoding SDR family oxidoreductase yields MSKSKIVLITGASSGIGRATAQELVKNGHKVALTARSEDKLNSLVSELGQDNAVAFSADATSFDAQKEVVEKTVAHYGRLDVAFANAGIGLNAAGTENGDPQEWDKLIDINVKALLWTANLTLPHLRETEGHFIMTASAAGRRAIKGSVYGASKWFAYGFGNNLAEEMKEWNGRCTTICPGVVNTPFFDEAKDDKLQPEDVAEAVAFAIDAHQRNSVREIYLMPTN; encoded by the coding sequence ATGTCAAAAAGTAAAATTGTACTCATCACCGGCGCATCCAGTGGTATTGGTCGCGCGACGGCTCAGGAACTGGTTAAAAACGGACATAAAGTAGCGCTTACTGCGCGTAGTGAAGACAAACTCAATAGTCTGGTGTCAGAACTGGGGCAGGACAATGCTGTTGCGTTTAGCGCTGATGCTACATCGTTTGATGCGCAAAAAGAGGTAGTCGAAAAAACGGTTGCCCATTACGGTCGCCTTGATGTGGCTTTTGCTAACGCAGGTATCGGTCTGAATGCTGCTGGTACCGAAAATGGTGATCCACAAGAGTGGGACAAACTAATAGATATAAACGTTAAGGCGTTGTTGTGGACAGCAAATCTGACCTTACCGCATCTGCGCGAAACTGAAGGTCACTTTATCATGACTGCATCAGCAGCCGGTCGTCGGGCTATTAAAGGCTCAGTTTACGGTGCGAGCAAATGGTTCGCGTATGGTTTTGGAAATAATTTGGCGGAAGAAATGAAAGAGTGGAATGGTCGTTGTACCACAATTTGTCCTGGTGTGGTGAATACACCCTTTTTTGATGAAGCGAAAGATGACAAGTTACAACCAGAAGACGTAGCAGAAGCCGTTGCTTTTGCTATCGATGCCCATCAGCGCAACAGCGTTAGAGAAATCTACCTGATGCCAACCAATTAA
- the thrA gene encoding bifunctional aspartate kinase/homoserine dehydrogenase I — MKVLKFGGSSLADAQRYLTVTDISIDTHQTDGAAVVLSAPKGVTNALALLCEQAAANEDFLPLFDKLTTLVSGIAADLQAELDGFDYERVITFINEQLTALKKQLDGIRLLGCAPESVGAGILSMGEYISVTLFGAILSARNINNQVLDPVNYIQAQGDYLDSIADVAVSKARFSDVPQDGSVLLVMPGFVAANEAGQKVTLGRNGSDYSAAILAACIDAQTCEIWTDVDGVYNADPNQVEGAILLDKLTYQEAMELSYFGAKVLHPKTIGPIAQHHIPCRIRNTLNPAAPGTLISKEASETWTSVKGISQLDDITMFNVAGPGLKGMVGMASRVFEVMSNANISISLITQSSSEYSISFCIAEKDSDKALALLDDAFALELQNQLLDPIEVRRNLAIVTLVGDGMRHTKGLAARFFNALAQARVNNVAIAQGSSERSISTVIEAPKARKAVRVIHQNFFSNRHNIDVFLVGCGNVGTELLSQISRQQPSLLKRNVQLRVYGIANSRKLLLSEQGIDIAGDWAEQLVASQNAFSIDTLREFVNANSLVNPVIVDCTSHAGIANQYVEMMEQGFHVVTPNKKANTDTLEYYRQLRKTALKTNRQYLYETTVGAGLPVIDNLQKLFSAGDVLHRFEGILSGSLSYVFGKLEEGMTLSQATSTAKQNGYTEPDPRDDLSGMDVARKLLIMAREADLELELSDIEIESVLPEGFGESLSVDEFMNELPTLDAEFDKKVQQAQAQGKVLRYIGTIEQDKCKVSIQAVTQEHPLAAVKDGENALAISSDYYQPIPYVIRGYGAGGTVTAAGVFADILRTMPWKQING; from the coding sequence ATGAAAGTGTTAAAGTTTGGTGGTTCATCTCTGGCTGATGCCCAACGTTATCTGACTGTGACAGATATTAGTATTGATACACACCAAACCGATGGCGCTGCAGTTGTTTTATCTGCTCCTAAAGGGGTGACAAATGCGCTGGCGTTATTGTGTGAGCAAGCTGCAGCCAATGAGGATTTTCTGCCCTTATTCGATAAGCTGACCACCTTAGTTAGTGGCATTGCTGCAGACTTGCAGGCGGAGCTTGACGGCTTTGACTACGAAAGAGTGATTACCTTTATCAATGAGCAGCTTACTGCGCTAAAAAAGCAGCTTGATGGTATACGGCTACTGGGGTGTGCACCCGAATCAGTGGGGGCAGGCATCTTAAGTATGGGCGAGTACATCAGTGTAACCTTATTTGGTGCTATTTTGTCGGCGCGCAATATTAATAATCAGGTGCTGGATCCTGTTAACTACATCCAGGCGCAGGGTGATTATCTGGATAGTATTGCAGATGTCGCGGTCAGTAAGGCACGTTTCAGTGATGTACCACAAGACGGTAGCGTTCTGCTGGTAATGCCCGGTTTTGTTGCAGCAAACGAAGCAGGCCAGAAAGTAACACTGGGACGCAATGGTTCTGATTATTCTGCGGCGATTCTGGCCGCCTGTATTGATGCACAGACCTGTGAAATCTGGACTGACGTTGATGGTGTTTACAATGCTGACCCCAACCAGGTGGAAGGCGCTATTTTACTGGATAAACTGACCTACCAGGAAGCGATGGAGCTGTCCTACTTCGGTGCCAAAGTACTTCACCCTAAAACAATCGGCCCCATCGCTCAGCACCACATTCCCTGTCGAATCAGAAATACCCTCAACCCTGCGGCACCCGGTACACTGATATCCAAAGAGGCGAGCGAGACCTGGACATCTGTGAAAGGCATCAGTCAACTGGATGACATCACGATGTTCAACGTGGCAGGTCCGGGACTTAAAGGTATGGTAGGGATGGCCAGCCGGGTTTTTGAAGTTATGTCTAATGCGAATATCTCTATTAGTCTTATTACACAGTCCAGTTCTGAGTACAGCATCAGTTTCTGCATCGCTGAAAAAGACTCAGACAAAGCCCTGGCACTACTGGATGATGCGTTTGCGCTGGAGCTGCAAAATCAATTATTGGATCCAATTGAAGTACGTCGTAACCTGGCAATAGTGACGCTGGTAGGTGATGGAATGCGCCATACTAAAGGCCTTGCAGCTCGTTTCTTTAATGCTTTAGCGCAAGCCAGAGTCAACAATGTAGCTATTGCTCAGGGGTCCTCGGAACGTTCAATCTCAACGGTTATCGAAGCACCTAAAGCCCGCAAAGCGGTTAGGGTTATTCATCAGAACTTCTTTTCCAACAGGCACAATATTGATGTTTTTCTGGTGGGCTGCGGTAATGTCGGTACCGAGCTTCTCAGCCAGATTTCCCGACAACAGCCGTCATTGCTTAAACGCAATGTTCAATTGAGAGTTTATGGTATCGCTAACAGCAGAAAGCTGCTGCTAAGCGAGCAAGGGATTGATATCGCCGGGGACTGGGCTGAGCAGCTTGTTGCTTCACAAAATGCATTCAGCATCGACACGTTGCGTGAGTTTGTTAATGCTAACAGCCTGGTCAACCCGGTAATAGTTGATTGCACCAGTCACGCAGGTATTGCTAATCAGTATGTCGAAATGATGGAGCAGGGCTTTCATGTGGTAACGCCCAACAAAAAGGCGAACACCGATACGCTTGAATATTATCGACAGCTGCGTAAAACAGCACTGAAGACTAACCGGCAATATCTTTACGAAACGACCGTAGGCGCGGGATTGCCCGTTATTGATAACCTGCAGAAGTTGTTCAGCGCAGGCGACGTACTGCATCGCTTCGAGGGAATTCTTTCGGGCAGTTTGTCTTATGTTTTCGGCAAACTGGAAGAAGGGATGACACTGTCGCAAGCGACATCAACGGCGAAGCAGAATGGTTATACAGAACCGGATCCCCGTGATGACCTGAGCGGCATGGACGTAGCAAGAAAGTTGCTGATTATGGCCAGAGAAGCGGATTTGGAGCTTGAGCTCTCGGATATCGAGATTGAATCTGTGCTGCCTGAAGGGTTCGGAGAATCATTAAGCGTTGATGAATTCATGAACGAACTGCCCACCCTGGATGCTGAGTTTGATAAAAAGGTTCAGCAGGCTCAGGCACAGGGTAAAGTTCTGCGCTACATTGGTACTATTGAACAGGACAAATGCAAAGTCAGCATCCAGGCGGTCACACAGGAGCATCCACTGGCTGCGGTGAAAGACGGTGAAAATGCCCTTGCTATCAGCAGCGATTACTATCAACCTATCCCTTATGTTATTCGTGGGTATGGTGCTGGCGGAACAGTAACGGCAGCGGGCGTGTTTGCTGACATCTTGCGAACCATGCCATGGAAGCAAATTAACGGTTGA
- a CDS encoding sensor histidine kinase, producing the protein MAFIIYLWSVTNKDILIDEARNAALAQLWAYEALYERGGQPAVIGLVEQNLDNELINWVAITDAKGQFLAGNSRPLGKLVLADDADILEIETPLTAEDAPGWGSKAVLVRRQTINNGVTVTVARDIDELYSAQTLSRSLSWVFIAILGLISGLSLGVALYVVNRINRMSATADSIMQTGNLNERLDIDSNWDDLSKLALVLNKMLDKIEYSVQNIKSVTDNVAHDLRTPLSRLRSRLDDLPDSSLKQQALAETDVLLGMFNGLLRIADIESKRQRMGFAEVSLGEIVRDVVDLYEPYIEEKHMTLTFDIQPATLQGDRNLLFQAFANLIDNAVKYAGENAQIRVTAKETSTSYIVSVDDSGPGVDVSNFRQLDRRFYRAQESRTSKGNGLGLSMVKAVADLHNAHIYYIPDPLLEGSGLGITLMFKKPSVALG; encoded by the coding sequence ATGGCGTTTATCATCTATTTATGGTCTGTCACCAATAAAGATATTCTTATCGATGAAGCCAGAAATGCGGCATTGGCGCAGCTTTGGGCGTATGAAGCGCTCTATGAACGTGGTGGGCAGCCGGCCGTTATTGGCCTGGTAGAACAAAACCTGGATAACGAATTGATTAACTGGGTTGCCATTACTGATGCAAAAGGACAGTTTCTGGCCGGTAATAGCCGTCCGCTGGGCAAGCTTGTCTTAGCCGATGATGCAGATATTCTTGAAATCGAAACACCGCTTACCGCTGAAGACGCCCCTGGCTGGGGCAGCAAGGCAGTGCTGGTACGTCGGCAAACTATTAACAACGGCGTGACCGTTACCGTGGCCCGGGATATTGATGAACTTTACAGTGCTCAGACTCTCAGCCGATCACTGAGTTGGGTATTCATTGCCATTTTAGGGCTCATTTCAGGCTTGAGTCTGGGCGTGGCTCTGTACGTTGTTAACCGTATCAACAGAATGTCAGCCACTGCTGATTCTATTATGCAAACTGGCAATCTGAACGAGCGTCTCGATATAGACAGTAACTGGGACGATTTGAGCAAGCTTGCTTTAGTATTAAACAAAATGCTGGATAAAATTGAGTATTCAGTACAAAACATCAAGTCAGTTACTGACAATGTCGCGCATGATCTTCGCACACCGTTATCACGCCTTCGCTCGCGACTGGATGACCTTCCCGATAGCAGTTTAAAACAACAGGCTCTGGCGGAAACCGACGTTTTGTTGGGTATGTTTAACGGGCTACTGCGCATCGCCGATATTGAAAGTAAGCGTCAGCGAATGGGATTTGCAGAGGTGAGTCTGGGAGAAATCGTACGTGATGTGGTGGACTTATATGAGCCCTACATAGAAGAAAAACACATGACGCTCACGTTCGATATTCAGCCGGCGACACTACAAGGTGACCGTAATTTGTTATTCCAGGCCTTTGCTAACCTGATAGATAACGCCGTAAAGTATGCCGGAGAAAACGCGCAAATTCGGGTTACTGCGAAAGAAACATCCACCAGCTATATTGTAAGCGTTGATGATTCCGGACCGGGCGTTGATGTGAGCAACTTCAGGCAGCTTGATCGTCGTTTCTACCGTGCTCAGGAGAGTCGGACATCTAAAGGGAATGGATTAGGTTTATCTATGGTGAAGGCCGTCGCCGATTTGCACAATGCACACATTTATTACATCCCGGACCCGTTGCTTGAAGGCTCGGGCCTGGGTATTACACTGATGTTTAAAAAGCCCTCAGTGGCGTTGGGGTAA
- the aceK gene encoding bifunctional isocitrate dehydrogenase kinase/phosphatase, which translates to MKPAEHQPAQKIAFRIIQHFDKSYRWFSRITRGAQERFEKGQWQETVRASKERITVYEQSLSEAVADIYHDLTVHQKNDVFWRTMKQAYFSLLEGHPQFELAETFYNSVIGRIFKHRKIDNSVMFLLPSRCYLPGRDREKVINSFDPTTTVAQMYEAIFHVYRFNIPFEDKARDINNLDVALRKRLSKAQLASVTAVEMLKPVFYRSKAAYVIGRICMPDETLPFVIALQTSTRQALFVDALLTDRKDLSIIFGFARSYFMADTLYPAEVAAFLQELLPHKKHFELYMALGHFKHGKTVFYRNFLHHQEHSTDLFEAAPGTRGLVMMVFHLPSYGVVFKIIKDEFAESKKITRDHVKSCYKLVKMSDRVGRMADTHEYVNFRFPLARIAPELLQELHDTCASSVKIVGDELIISHLYIERKMTPLNLYLDQETDPKKVRSAIDELGTCIKQIALANIFPGDMLHKNFGITRLGRVIFYDYDEICLMKDRNFRELPKSDDPYAMDTLSVAPDDVFPEQFEHFIVGKKHLKELLKSLHGDLMTASYWRELQTIAGSGAVPNFTPYDASARLPREEV; encoded by the coding sequence ATGAAGCCTGCTGAGCATCAGCCCGCACAAAAAATAGCATTCAGAATTATTCAACATTTCGATAAAAGCTACCGGTGGTTTTCGCGAATCACCCGGGGGGCACAGGAGCGGTTTGAAAAAGGCCAGTGGCAGGAAACCGTCCGCGCATCAAAAGAGCGAATTACCGTCTATGAGCAAAGTCTTTCAGAAGCTGTAGCTGACATTTATCACGATCTTACCGTGCATCAGAAAAACGATGTATTTTGGCGCACTATGAAGCAAGCTTACTTTTCATTACTGGAAGGCCACCCCCAATTCGAACTGGCAGAAACCTTTTACAACTCGGTTATCGGGCGTATTTTCAAGCATCGAAAAATTGATAACAGTGTTATGTTTTTACTGCCCAGTCGCTGCTACCTTCCCGGCCGCGACAGGGAAAAGGTGATTAACAGCTTTGACCCCACCACCACAGTGGCACAGATGTATGAAGCTATTTTCCACGTTTATCGCTTTAATATCCCTTTTGAAGACAAAGCCCGTGATATCAATAACCTTGATGTGGCATTGCGCAAGCGTTTATCAAAAGCACAGCTGGCAAGCGTGACCGCGGTAGAGATGCTAAAGCCTGTTTTTTACCGCTCAAAGGCGGCGTATGTTATTGGCAGAATATGCATGCCTGACGAAACACTTCCTTTTGTTATTGCCTTACAAACGAGCACCCGACAAGCGCTGTTTGTAGATGCGCTACTCACCGACAGAAAAGATTTGAGCATTATTTTCGGCTTCGCACGCAGTTACTTTATGGCTGATACGCTTTATCCGGCCGAGGTTGCAGCGTTTCTTCAGGAACTACTACCACATAAAAAGCACTTTGAGCTTTATATGGCTCTGGGGCACTTTAAACATGGTAAAACTGTGTTTTACCGAAACTTCCTGCACCATCAGGAGCACAGTACAGATTTGTTCGAGGCCGCGCCTGGCACACGCGGGCTGGTCATGATGGTATTTCACCTGCCCTCTTATGGCGTGGTGTTTAAAATTATCAAAGATGAATTTGCCGAAAGTAAAAAGATAACCCGGGACCACGTTAAAAGTTGCTACAAGTTGGTGAAAATGTCCGATCGGGTTGGTCGAATGGCTGACACCCATGAATATGTGAACTTTCGGTTTCCACTGGCGCGTATTGCGCCAGAATTATTGCAGGAGCTTCACGACACCTGCGCATCCAGTGTGAAGATCGTTGGCGATGAACTTATCATCAGTCATCTCTACATTGAGCGCAAAATGACACCGTTAAACCTCTATCTGGATCAGGAAACCGATCCAAAGAAAGTGCGCAGTGCGATAGATGAACTTGGCACCTGTATAAAACAGATAGCACTGGCCAACATTTTCCCCGGCGATATGCTGCACAAAAATTTTGGCATCACCCGGTTAGGTCGCGTGATCTTTTACGACTATGATGAAATCTGTCTGATGAAAGACCGCAATTTCCGGGAATTACCCAAAAGCGATGATCCTTACGCGATGGACACATTATCCGTTGCCCCTGATGATGTATTCCCGGAACAATTTGAGCATTTTATCGTGGGCAAAAAACACCTTAAGGAATTGCTCAAATCACTTCATGGAGACCTGATGACGGCATCCTATTGGCGGGAACTACAGACAATAGCCGGAAGTGGTGCGGTACCCAATTTTACGCCCTATGATGCGTCTGCCCGATTGCCACGGGAAGAGGTGTAA
- the thrB gene encoding homoserine kinase translates to MSDSGNRSSAFAPASIGNVSLGYDVLGAAIEPIDGARLGDEVVVEAAEQFSLTVTGPFGHKLPGHVNQNIVTHCYEHFIEACVKYGHTTHPVAMTLHKNLPVGSGLGSSASSIVAALSALNNHFGHPFDKDAMLLMMGEMEGQISGSIHYDNVAPCYLGGMTLMTGKHKPIALSLPVFNNWYWAVCYSGISVSTSAAREILPTSVTVPTALMFGQQLGVFIHALHTNDEQLAASVMQDVIAEPFRKQLLPGFDDARDYCLANGALAFGISGSGPTVFAVCQDKSTAEALTQWLDQNYRQNEDGFSHVCCIPDVGAQEQQR, encoded by the coding sequence ATGAGTGATTCAGGTAACCGAAGCAGCGCATTTGCGCCGGCATCAATTGGAAATGTAAGTCTGGGGTATGATGTCTTAGGCGCAGCCATAGAGCCAATTGACGGTGCGCGACTGGGCGATGAAGTGGTGGTTGAAGCAGCCGAACAGTTCAGTCTTACTGTCACCGGGCCGTTCGGTCATAAGCTGCCGGGCCATGTGAATCAAAACATCGTAACCCACTGCTATGAGCACTTCATTGAAGCGTGCGTAAAATACGGTCATACCACGCATCCGGTAGCCATGACACTACACAAAAACTTGCCCGTCGGCAGCGGTTTGGGGTCAAGCGCCAGTTCCATAGTGGCAGCGCTAAGCGCGCTGAACAACCATTTCGGTCATCCGTTTGATAAAGATGCGATGTTACTGATGATGGGAGAAATGGAAGGGCAGATCAGTGGCAGTATTCATTATGACAATGTCGCCCCCTGCTATCTGGGCGGAATGACACTGATGACGGGCAAACACAAACCCATTGCGCTTTCATTGCCCGTTTTTAATAACTGGTACTGGGCTGTCTGTTATTCGGGGATCAGTGTTTCTACCTCCGCGGCACGAGAGATCCTGCCGACCAGTGTAACTGTGCCTACAGCGCTGATGTTCGGTCAGCAGCTTGGGGTATTTATTCACGCTCTGCATACCAATGACGAACAACTTGCCGCCAGTGTGATGCAGGATGTTATCGCTGAGCCATTTCGAAAACAGCTATTACCGGGGTTTGATGATGCCCGGGACTATTGTCTTGCCAACGGCGCATTAGCGTTTGGCATTTCAGGATCAGGCCCCACTGTTTTTGCAGTTTGCCAGGATAAATCGACAGCAGAAGCGTTGACACAATGGCTTGATCAGAATTACAGGCAAAACGAAGACGGCTTTAGCCACGTATGTTGTATTCCCGATGTGGGTGCACAGGAACAGCAAAGGTAA
- a CDS encoding response regulator encodes MSFTVLVCDDSAIARKMAIRSLPAALQNNVVQAADGQQALSILSAQRIDLLLLDLTMPVLDGVGVLESIRQHMHEVFVLVISGDIQPHMQQKIRQFNVLGFLPKPVCTTRMSYTLSQYGLY; translated from the coding sequence GTGAGTTTTACAGTTTTAGTCTGTGATGATTCTGCCATCGCCCGCAAAATGGCAATCAGAAGTTTGCCCGCTGCATTACAGAACAATGTAGTCCAGGCGGCGGATGGTCAGCAAGCATTGTCGATATTAAGCGCGCAGCGCATAGATCTGCTATTGCTGGATTTAACCATGCCCGTGCTAGACGGTGTGGGTGTATTGGAGTCAATCAGACAACATATGCACGAGGTGTTCGTACTCGTGATATCAGGCGATATCCAGCCTCATATGCAGCAGAAAATCCGACAGTTTAATGTGCTTGGTTTTTTACCAAAGCCAGTGTGTACAACCCGAATGTCATACACACTGAGCCAGTATGGACTGTATTAA
- a CDS encoding response regulator transcription factor, with translation MKALIIEDDSTVAGHVKKGLESAGHTCTAVENGSDGLLTARNDTFDIIILDIMLPGTDGISILKSLREQEDTTPVLLLSAKSQVEDKVQGLRSGANDYLTKPFAIEELLARVEGLAGRQADTTTALKVGDLTLDLLNRKVTRGDTEIELQSKEFQLLECLMRNRGKVVTRSMLLEHVWNYHFDPQTNVIDVHISRLRQKVDKTFNVPLIETVRGTGYRISESLA, from the coding sequence ATGAAAGCGTTAATTATTGAAGATGATAGCACAGTAGCCGGGCACGTGAAAAAAGGACTGGAATCAGCCGGTCACACCTGCACCGCGGTTGAAAATGGTTCAGATGGTCTCTTGACGGCGCGCAATGACACATTTGATATAATTATTCTGGATATAATGTTGCCGGGCACAGACGGTATCAGCATTCTGAAATCACTCAGAGAGCAGGAAGATACCACACCGGTTTTATTACTCAGCGCCAAAAGTCAGGTTGAAGACAAAGTACAGGGCCTGCGCTCAGGCGCTAATGATTACCTGACAAAACCTTTTGCTATTGAAGAATTGCTGGCCCGGGTAGAAGGCCTTGCCGGTCGTCAGGCCGATACCACCACCGCATTGAAAGTGGGAGATCTGACACTGGATTTGCTAAACCGAAAGGTGACGCGTGGCGATACTGAAATCGAGTTGCAATCTAAGGAATTTCAGTTACTTGAATGTCTGATGCGTAACCGTGGAAAAGTCGTTACCCGCAGTATGCTGCTTGAGCACGTATGGAACTACCATTTTGATCCCCAGACAAACGTTATCGACGTGCATATTAGTCGGCTTCGCCAAAAGGTTGATAAAACCTTCAACGTGCCACTTATAGAAACCGTGCGCGGTACCGGTTACCGGATTTCGGAAAGTCTGGCGTGA
- the ung gene encoding uracil-DNA glycosylase, with the protein MIWEDVIGAEKQKPYFQTLMQRVEEARQSGKTVYPPREDVFNALKLTPFENVKVVILGQDPYHGPDQAHGLCFSVQHGVATPPSLKNIYKELARDIDGFSIPGHGDLTSWAQQGVLLLNTVLTVEQGNAHSHAKWGWETLTDQIIQAVSDHKQSVVFLLWGSHAQKKGKNIDKSKHYVLNAPHPSPLSAHRGFLGCGHFSKTNTLLREQSESDIIWQV; encoded by the coding sequence GTGATTTGGGAAGATGTTATAGGCGCAGAAAAACAAAAGCCCTATTTTCAGACGCTGATGCAGCGTGTTGAAGAAGCGCGTCAGAGTGGAAAAACAGTATACCCGCCAAGGGAGGATGTGTTTAACGCGTTGAAACTCACTCCTTTTGAAAATGTAAAAGTGGTCATACTTGGTCAGGACCCTTACCACGGTCCTGACCAGGCACATGGCTTATGCTTTTCAGTGCAGCATGGAGTGGCGACACCGCCTTCACTAAAAAATATCTACAAGGAGCTGGCCCGGGATATCGACGGTTTCAGTATTCCCGGGCATGGTGATTTAACAAGTTGGGCGCAACAGGGCGTTTTGCTGCTAAATACTGTGCTGACGGTAGAGCAAGGCAATGCGCACAGCCATGCAAAATGGGGGTGGGAAACGCTGACTGATCAGATTATTCAGGCAGTCAGTGACCATAAGCAGAGTGTCGTTTTTTTATTGTGGGGCAGTCATGCCCAGAAAAAGGGTAAGAATATCGATAAATCAAAGCATTATGTACTTAATGCGCCGCACCCATCACCACTTTCTGCCCACCGTGGCTTCTTAGGCTGCGGGCATTTTTCAAAGACCAATACATTGTTACGCGAACAGAGTGAATCCGACATTATTTGGCAGGTGTGA